Proteins encoded together in one Oceanobacillus iheyensis HTE831 window:
- the rimP gene encoding ribosome maturation factor RimP, whose product MSSHVVSLTEELVTPILEEKNLELVDIEYVKEGKNWFLRVYIDKEGGIDIMECGEVSELLSEKLDESDPITEAYFLEVSSPGVERPLKKKEDFDASIGKNIFVKLYEPIDGSKEYEGTLQSFDGETVTMEYKVKTRKKQVEIPYSKIAKARIAVTF is encoded by the coding sequence ATGAGTTCTCACGTAGTTTCTTTAACAGAAGAGTTGGTTACACCAATTTTAGAAGAAAAGAATCTAGAGTTAGTAGATATTGAATATGTAAAAGAAGGCAAGAATTGGTTTCTACGTGTCTATATAGATAAAGAGGGCGGTATTGATATCATGGAGTGCGGAGAAGTTTCAGAACTTTTAAGCGAAAAGCTTGATGAATCAGATCCAATTACGGAAGCATATTTTTTAGAAGTGTCATCTCCAGGAGTTGAACGTCCGTTAAAGAAAAAAGAAGATTTTGATGCCAGTATTGGGAAAAATATCTTTGTGAAATTATATGAACCTATTGATGGAAGTAAAGAGTATGAAGGTACATTACAATCCTTTGATGGTGAAACTGTAACAATGGAATATAAAGTGAAAACGCGTAAGAAGCAAGTAGAGATACCTTATAGTAAAATTGCCAAAGCAAGAATTGCTGTTACGTTTTAA
- the nusA gene encoding transcription termination factor NusA, with amino-acid sequence MSMQLFDAIENLAKEKGIDKDILMEALEAALISAYKKNFKSASNVRVELNEETGKMAVYARKTVVDEIEDVQQEIPLDEAKKIDPNYEVDDVIEVEVTPKDFGRIAAQAAKQVVTQRVREAERGVIFSEYVDREEDVMTGIIQRKDPRFVYVNLGKIEAKLAESEQMPTEDYHVHDRLKVFVTKVENTSKGPQIFISRSHPGLLKRLFEMEVPEIYDGTVEIKSVAREAGDRSKISVYAPDPEIDPVGSCVGQRGQRVQAIVTELKGEKIDIVQWSEDPVVYVSNALSPSKVVKVSVNEEEKSTTVVVPDYQLSLAIGKRGQNARLAAKLTGWKIDIKSESEAREEGLLDDGESYSDNENDLFE; translated from the coding sequence GTGAGCATGCAGTTATTTGATGCGATTGAGAATTTAGCAAAAGAAAAGGGAATTGATAAGGATATCTTAATGGAGGCCTTAGAAGCAGCTTTAATCTCAGCGTATAAGAAAAATTTCAAATCTGCTTCCAATGTAAGAGTAGAGTTGAATGAAGAAACAGGAAAAATGGCAGTTTATGCACGTAAAACAGTGGTAGATGAAATAGAAGATGTACAGCAAGAAATTCCATTAGATGAAGCAAAGAAAATTGATCCAAACTATGAAGTTGATGATGTGATCGAAGTAGAAGTAACACCGAAAGATTTTGGACGTATTGCTGCACAAGCTGCAAAACAAGTTGTGACTCAACGAGTTCGAGAAGCGGAGAGAGGCGTGATTTTCTCAGAATATGTTGATCGAGAAGAAGATGTCATGACTGGTATAATACAACGAAAAGATCCACGCTTTGTTTACGTTAATTTAGGTAAAATTGAAGCAAAATTAGCTGAGTCTGAGCAGATGCCTACGGAAGATTATCATGTGCATGATCGACTAAAAGTGTTTGTTACGAAAGTAGAAAATACAAGTAAGGGTCCACAAATTTTTATTTCTAGATCACACCCTGGTTTGTTGAAAAGACTATTTGAAATGGAAGTACCTGAAATTTATGATGGAACTGTAGAAATTAAGTCAGTAGCTCGTGAAGCAGGAGATCGCTCAAAAATTTCTGTGTATGCCCCAGATCCTGAAATAGATCCAGTTGGTTCTTGTGTTGGACAACGTGGACAACGAGTGCAGGCAATAGTAACAGAACTCAAAGGTGAGAAAATAGACATTGTTCAATGGTCAGAAGATCCAGTGGTATATGTATCTAATGCGTTGAGTCCATCTAAAGTGGTTAAGGTTTCGGTAAACGAGGAAGAGAAATCAACGACAGTAGTCGTTCCAGATTACCAATTATCCCTAGCTATTGGTAAGAGAGGCCAAAATGCCAGATTAGCTGCTAAACTAACAGGATGGAAGATAGATATTAAAAGTGAATCCGAAGCAAGAGAAGAAGGATTGCTAGACGATGGTGAATCTTATTCTGACAATGAAAACGACTTGTTTGAATAA
- a CDS encoding PolC-type DNA polymerase III — MDISKKEKLKLLLEQIRMPDNEIEAHFSNSYLDKVEVHKADKKWHFYINIDHVLPFQTYQLFHHSLKESFASIAEVSLTLSAENRHCPEGDIQIYWKHFIAQTSLSPAYRDLVLDQAPEVSNNKIMLTARNEAEASALKKRLEAKFHDFCLSIGSLPYTLEVEVKTNTEAMQEFRDKKALEDQQLVMKTVQEKEKRDKDKSVPDQQPLAIGYKIQDEPITMDQIIDEERRITVQGYVFDAEVRELRSGRSLLIIKATDYTDSIQIKMFSKGDEDAAKFASVKKGMWVKARGSIQTDMYTNELAMMAKDIHEIHVSQRMDDASEDKKRVELHTHTTMSQMDAVVSPEALVEQAAKWGHKAIAITDHAGVQGFPDAHNAGKKHGVKVLYGVEANLVDDGVPIAYNEADRNLYEDTFVVFDVETTGLSAVYDTIIELAAVKIKGGEIVDRFESFANPHHALSQTTIDLTGITDDMVNDAPEVADVLKDFHTWMGNDILVAHNASFDMGFLNQGFQRIDYEKASNPVVDTLELARFLLPELRNHRLNTLCKHLDIELTQHHRAIYDAEATGYLLWKLVQRLVEKEISNHLELNNHMGENNAYQRSRPYHCTLIAQTEEGLKNLYKLVSRAHIDFFYRVPRLPRSVLQKHREGILVGTACDKGEVFETMMQKSEEEAEQVADFYDYIEVQPPENYTHLIEKDLVQNESQILDILRKLVNLGDKMKKTVVATGNVHYLHEHDKQYRQILIGSQAGNPLSRHKLPDTPFRTTTEMINCFHFLGEKKANEIVVDNTQKLTDSIEEISPVKDGLFTPNIEGAEQEMRDLCYNKAKEVYGEPVPQIVVDRLEKELESIIGNGFAVIYLISQKLVKKSLDDGYLVGSRGSVGSSFVATMTEITEVNPLVPHYVCKHCHHHEFFTDGSVASGFDLPDKDCPGCGKGLTKDGQDIPFETFLGFKGDKVPDIDLNFSGDYQPRAHNYTKELFGIDNVYRAGTIGTVAEKTAYGYVKGYASDNQFVYKNAEVDRLVQGCTGVKRTTGQHPGGIIVVPSDKEIYDFTPIQFPADDRNSEWRTTHFDFHSIHDNLLKLDILGHDDPTVIRMLQDLSGMDPKNIPTDDEEVMKIFSGTESLGVTPEQINCKTGTLGVPEFGTKFVRQMLEDTKPKTFAELLIISGLSHGTDVWLGNAQELINDGICQLPDVIGCRDDIMVYLMHKGLDPSMAFTIMEFVRKGKGLKDEWIDEMKKHAVPDWYIESCKKIKYMFPKAHAAAYVLMAVRIAYFKVHHPILFYAAYFTVRADDFELDTMIKGSDAIRKRIEEITVKGNDASPKEKNLLTVLEISLEMCERGFSFKKVDLYQSSATDFIVEGDSLLPPFNAVDGLGTNAALNIVKAREEGEFLSKEDLRERSKISKTVLEYLDNHGCLEGMEDKNQLSLF; from the coding sequence GTGGACATTTCAAAGAAGGAAAAGCTGAAATTATTACTCGAGCAAATTCGAATGCCAGACAATGAAATAGAAGCACATTTTTCTAATTCATATTTAGACAAAGTAGAAGTACATAAAGCAGATAAGAAATGGCATTTTTATATAAATATAGATCATGTACTTCCTTTCCAAACCTATCAATTATTTCATCATTCACTTAAAGAATCCTTTGCATCCATAGCAGAGGTAAGTTTAACGTTGTCTGCTGAAAATAGACATTGTCCTGAAGGAGATATACAAATATATTGGAAGCATTTTATTGCACAAACTTCTTTGTCTCCTGCTTATCGTGATCTAGTATTAGATCAAGCGCCTGAAGTATCCAATAATAAGATTATGTTAACTGCTAGAAATGAAGCAGAAGCATCAGCACTAAAGAAAAGGCTTGAAGCTAAATTTCATGACTTCTGTTTATCAATTGGAAGTTTGCCATACACGCTTGAAGTTGAAGTGAAAACTAACACAGAAGCTATGCAAGAATTTAGAGATAAAAAAGCATTGGAAGACCAGCAGTTAGTTATGAAAACTGTACAAGAAAAAGAAAAGAGAGATAAGGATAAGTCTGTTCCAGATCAACAACCGTTAGCAATTGGTTATAAGATTCAAGATGAACCAATAACCATGGATCAAATCATAGATGAAGAGCGACGCATAACGGTACAGGGATATGTATTTGATGCAGAAGTGCGAGAATTGCGCTCTGGAAGAAGCCTTTTAATAATTAAAGCAACGGATTATACAGATTCCATACAAATAAAAATGTTCTCCAAAGGTGATGAAGATGCAGCTAAATTTGCATCTGTAAAAAAAGGTATGTGGGTAAAAGCAAGGGGAAGTATTCAAACCGACATGTATACGAATGAACTAGCTATGATGGCAAAAGATATTCATGAAATTCACGTATCACAACGAATGGACGATGCTTCGGAAGATAAAAAGCGAGTTGAACTTCACACACATACGACGATGAGTCAAATGGATGCAGTAGTTTCTCCAGAGGCTTTAGTGGAGCAGGCTGCGAAATGGGGACATAAAGCTATTGCTATAACTGACCATGCCGGTGTACAAGGGTTTCCTGATGCACATAACGCAGGTAAGAAACATGGTGTCAAAGTACTTTATGGTGTAGAAGCAAACTTAGTCGATGACGGTGTACCTATTGCTTATAATGAAGCCGATCGAAACTTATATGAAGATACTTTTGTTGTATTTGACGTAGAGACAACGGGACTTTCTGCCGTATATGATACCATTATTGAATTGGCAGCAGTAAAAATTAAAGGCGGAGAAATTGTTGATCGATTTGAGTCATTTGCTAATCCGCATCATGCATTGTCTCAGACAACTATCGATTTAACTGGTATTACTGATGACATGGTAAACGATGCTCCAGAAGTGGCGGATGTACTTAAGGATTTCCACACATGGATGGGTAACGATATATTAGTAGCGCATAATGCTAGTTTTGATATGGGATTTCTAAATCAAGGATTCCAAAGAATTGATTATGAAAAAGCTTCTAACCCGGTCGTTGATACATTAGAATTAGCACGATTTTTATTACCTGAACTACGAAATCACCGCTTAAATACACTTTGTAAGCATCTAGACATCGAATTAACACAGCACCACCGTGCCATTTATGATGCTGAAGCCACTGGATATCTCCTTTGGAAATTAGTTCAGCGTCTCGTAGAAAAAGAAATTAGCAATCATTTAGAACTGAATAATCATATGGGTGAAAACAATGCATATCAACGTTCAAGGCCATATCATTGCACATTAATCGCACAGACAGAAGAAGGCCTAAAGAATTTATATAAATTAGTATCTAGAGCCCATATTGATTTCTTCTACAGAGTACCAAGATTACCTCGCTCTGTATTACAAAAGCATCGCGAAGGAATTTTAGTAGGAACGGCTTGTGATAAAGGAGAAGTATTTGAGACGATGATGCAGAAATCAGAGGAAGAAGCTGAGCAAGTTGCTGATTTCTATGATTATATTGAAGTACAACCTCCTGAGAACTATACCCATCTTATTGAAAAAGATCTGGTTCAAAATGAATCACAAATATTAGATATTTTACGGAAGCTTGTGAACCTTGGAGATAAAATGAAAAAAACCGTAGTTGCTACTGGTAATGTACATTATCTACATGAACATGATAAGCAGTATCGTCAAATTCTAATTGGTTCGCAGGCAGGAAATCCATTGAGCCGTCATAAGTTACCAGATACGCCATTCCGTACGACGACTGAAATGATTAACTGTTTTCACTTCTTAGGCGAGAAAAAAGCAAATGAAATTGTTGTTGATAATACCCAAAAACTAACAGATTCGATTGAGGAAATATCACCGGTAAAAGATGGATTGTTTACGCCAAATATTGAAGGTGCTGAACAAGAAATGCGTGATTTATGTTATAACAAAGCGAAAGAGGTATATGGAGAACCTGTCCCGCAAATTGTTGTCGATCGTTTAGAGAAAGAACTTGAAAGTATTATTGGTAATGGATTTGCGGTTATTTATCTTATCTCGCAAAAACTTGTAAAAAAATCTTTAGATGACGGCTATCTTGTGGGGTCTCGAGGGTCTGTTGGTTCGTCTTTTGTAGCAACCATGACGGAAATTACAGAAGTAAATCCATTGGTACCGCATTATGTTTGTAAACATTGTCATCACCATGAATTTTTTACAGACGGTTCCGTTGCTAGTGGATTTGATTTACCTGATAAAGATTGTCCAGGATGTGGGAAAGGCTTAACGAAAGATGGACAAGATATTCCATTTGAGACATTTTTAGGATTTAAAGGTGACAAAGTTCCGGATATTGATTTGAACTTCTCTGGTGATTATCAACCTCGGGCGCATAATTACACGAAAGAGTTGTTTGGTATTGATAATGTATATCGTGCAGGAACGATAGGAACGGTTGCTGAAAAAACAGCCTATGGCTATGTGAAGGGATACGCTTCAGATAACCAATTTGTGTATAAAAATGCAGAAGTGGATCGGCTTGTGCAAGGATGTACAGGAGTAAAACGAACAACAGGACAACACCCTGGTGGAATTATTGTTGTTCCATCTGATAAAGAGATTTATGATTTTACTCCAATTCAATTTCCTGCTGATGATCGTAATAGTGAATGGAGAACAACGCATTTTGATTTCCATTCCATTCATGATAATTTGTTGAAACTTGATATACTTGGACACGATGATCCTACGGTAATACGCATGTTGCAAGATTTAAGTGGAATGGATCCAAAAAATATTCCCACGGATGATGAAGAAGTAATGAAAATCTTTTCAGGTACAGAATCTTTAGGGGTAACTCCGGAACAAATAAATTGTAAAACCGGCACGTTAGGTGTTCCAGAATTTGGTACTAAATTTGTTCGACAAATGTTGGAAGATACAAAGCCAAAGACCTTCGCAGAGTTACTAATTATTTCTGGATTGTCGCATGGGACGGATGTGTGGCTTGGAAATGCCCAGGAGTTAATAAATGATGGTATTTGCCAATTACCAGACGTAATTGGGTGCCGTGATGATATTATGGTTTATTTGATGCATAAAGGTTTAGACCCATCGATGGCCTTTACCATTATGGAATTTGTTCGTAAAGGAAAAGGGCTTAAAGATGAATGGATCGACGAGATGAAAAAACACGCTGTACCAGATTGGTATATCGAATCTTGTAAAAAGATCAAGTACATGTTCCCGAAAGCACACGCAGCTGCATACGTGTTAATGGCTGTTCGAATCGCTTATTTCAAAGTTCATCACCCAATCCTTTTTTATGCTGCATACTTTACAGTACGTGCAGATGACTTTGAACTTGATACGATGATCAAGGGCTCTGATGCAATTCGTAAGCGAATAGAAGAAATCACTGTTAAAGGTAATGACGCCTCACCAAAAGAAAAGAATTTACTTACAGTGCTAGAAATTTCATTAGAAATGTGTGAACGAGGATTTTCTTTTAAAAAAGTTGATTTATATCAATCGAGTGCGACCGACTTTATAGTTGAAGGAGACAGTTTATTACCCCCATTTAATGCTGTGGATGGATTAGGCACAAACGCAGCGTTAAATATAGTGAAAGCAAGAGAAGAAGGGGAATTCTTGTCTAAGGAAGATTTAAGGGAACGTAGTAAAATTTCGAAGACAGTATTGGAATACTTAGATAACCATGGGTGCTTAGAAGGAATGGAAGATAAAAACCAGCTATCCTTATTCTAA